In Taeniopygia guttata chromosome Z, bTaeGut7.mat, whole genome shotgun sequence, the sequence cccagaccccctggGCTTCTCAGTTCATTTTCTTGCGCTTCCGCTGTCCCTCTGGAGCCTTCTGCGTGGgcaagggcagggacagagtgCCCAGCTTGTGGTTCTGGTCGTtctccagccccaccagcccCTTGACCTTGGACACCCGGAGCCGCAGGGCCTTGGCGATGTCCAGGATCCTGGAAAACAGGAGAAATGCCAtcaggggggctcagcccccCGTGCACGACCCTGCAGGGCCCACAGCACTCAGGAGGGGCCCGAGGTGCCTCAGGGCACAGGGGTGCCACGGTGCTGCTGGCTTTTCCAGCAGGTCCCAGCCCCCTCCACGCTCCTCCCTGTCACTACAGGACACCAGAAAGCATGATCTGGGCTGCTGCTACAGCAAAggtaaaaaagagaaagtttattttctgactctagCATTTATagttttccaaaggtgacagtggattggagggtgaaagtgccccctctccaaccacactggaCAAAGTACCAGTCTATTAAATTTCTTTGCCTCTACGAAGGAATGCAAAACCAAtaagttatttacagaaagtgtgtgagaaagtttgctacaagaatgtaaacgcagaaggctttagaaaatgttaaaaaatcaGGGTGACATCTCCCCACAGCATCTGAGGCCCCACgttccagctgcagggcagcacaaccCAAACCCGGGCAACAACTGCCAAAGCCAACAAGGACTCCTGGAAAAGCTTACtcccagaaagaaaaagaaaaaaaggaaaatggacaGAAACCAACACCAGACTGCTCTTAAACCCACTAAACTCACCACTTCTGATCAAAGAATAGAGGGTAATGGTGGGGAAAATAAGTGGTGGCATCAAAACCGATGAGCAAGCTTGAAAACCAAGCAGTGAGCAAGGGCTTTGGTAAGACCAGTAACAGATGAAGTTTGGCCAGAAAGCCAAATGATCCCATGAACTTCTCAGGGCCAAGGacaggagcacagctggagcagagctgcagctgccaggtgATTCCTGCAACCACAGACAACTGCCCATCCCTCCCTGGACAATGAGAGCCTCCCTAGGTCCAGAGACACTCCAGAGCTCGCCCAGGGTGCTCCTGCAGGAGGATCCTGGCAGGGGTGAAGGAAGAGGATGACCCACCTGCTCTCTGAGAGCTTCATGTCGTTCTGCAGGATGGTGAGATCCGTCTGGAAGTTGTTAATGTGCAAAGCCAAGGCAATGACGTATGCGGTGATTTTAGCCTTCATGGATGCAGAGATGAAATTCTGGATGCTGTGTGGCAAGAGGGAGAACTCGTGAGTGAAAGGGGCTTCCTGATGGTGTGTCTGTGGTTGCAGGACCACGCCTGTGCCTCGGGAGCATTGGACACCGTCCCTTACCTGCCATTGTTGTAGGTCAGCGAGGTGAAGTTCTTCATGAGCTTCTTGCTGATGATGTGTGGGCATTCAGGACCCATTGGATCTAGGGCAGAAAGGGGCTTTGCAGAGGAATGAGGAACACACATCCTACCTTGCCTTGCACACccatcacagcagcacaagtatcatCCTGACACTTGGCATGGAACATCAGAATACCCACAGGGAAAGGGACACACCGGGATCACcgagcccagccccaggagtTCCAGCATTTATTCCTCTTCCCAGGAACACAAACACCTAAAATTAACCTTGGTGCTTGATTTCTAGGTCTCTTAACTTTTCAGGCCTGAGAGAATCCCAGCAGCTTTTAATTTCTTAGTGAGAGCAGTCTCCCAGTTCCATACTGTACCATCTAAAATGCACACACTCCTATGCTTGTGTTTCTTTTGCCACAAAATACTGTTGAAGCTGAGACCACACTAACAAGTCCAAGTCTAGTCATCCCCACATTCTCCTTAGACAAGTCCTGTGGGTGACTACTGTGTCTCCAGCAATGCAGGAGACATTTAGAGCCAGGCTTGCCACTTCCTCCTCCCTCAGCCTGCCAAGGACTGACCAAGACACACAAGTTCTAAGGAAGATGGCAAGTCTGGAAAATCTCAACCAAAATGTTTTGTGTGGGgctgtttcaaaagcagaaccCTGAGTGTGGCAGAGGTATGATCCACACAGCTGACAAGCAAAGGGATGAAGACATTCCCAAAAGTATTTGTTTATGAGCTGAAAACTCTCTTACTCTTCTTCTTGATCACTTTCTGCTGGCTGAACTTGATGAGGGTGTTCAGGAACCAGAGGCATCGGGCTTTGTGGTCTCTGCTCTTCTCGTCAGTGGGCAGGAACTTCAGCTCCTCCAGGACAaaggagcagaggctgcaggaaaGAGGGGAGTTCACTGCCCAGAGGGCCCCTCGCTGCTGAgcacccaggtgtgccccacaCTCcccgaggcaggggctgccctCGTGCCCCTCAGCAGTGGCCTTAcctcctctcctctgctctcTTGTCCATCTCCTCCTCGCTGACGCTGGCCAGGGCGGCTGCTGGCACGCGCAGCGCCTCGTACTCGGCAGGAGACAGAACTGGCAGGGCGTTAAGGAAAGGAACAAGCCTGGCtgctcccttcctcctccctcctgcgccctgggaagggcagctctgcccacacTCACTTGACAAGGGGATGGAGCCTCCGACAGACCGTGGCACACCCACAGCTCAGAGCATTCCCCGTGGGATGCTGCCCACGGAGGGAGGCAGGACACGGCCCTGCAGGCCCCAACCCCCAGGGCAGCATtaccctgctgccagctctcgGCCTGTGAGGGGCAGACTCGCCCCAGTACAGCAGATGGCTCCGAGGGGACTGGAAGCACAGTGGCACACAAAGATACTGTCCTCAAACCTGTACACGTGCTCCGGCCGGTCGGCGTCCTCGTGGCACGGCGGCAGGAAGGCAGAGATGCTCTGCACGTCGTCCTGGGCCACGTCCTGCatcagagctggggagggacagggacgggaGATTTGGATCATGACAGCCAAAATGCAGAGAACAGCAACACAGCCCAAATCCTTCCTTTAGAGGCAAGTTCACTCAAATGGGTTAACATTGTTTTAGTCACAACTGGAGTTTCAGGCATTTACAACCTCCATCAAGAACCTTATGGTCATAAAAATCTAGAAATGTCAGTCCAGACTAGAGGAACATCGAGGAAAGAAGGGCACCAAGATGTGGGCAGAGCACAGTTTTGGCACCCACCCAAAGCAGCTCTGAGACCACAGTCAATATCCACCCTGGACTGAAGGGGATGAAAGGTGGTGGGGTCAGCAGACTCTCTCCTGTTCCTGGCAGTGACACTCAGGATCCCAGAAGTGCTCTGGAGGGCTCTTGTCTGCCCTCCTGCCCAGATGtccacagccagggcagccccagctctctcctGACACAGCTTGGAGGCCCCAGGGATGTGCCACCACACTGTGCCGTGTGTGTCCCAAGGCTACACCACTCTCTGAGGTAAGAAGATTTTCAACAGCCATGCCACAGAGCTCAGACCAGATAAAGGCAGTGAACCcacatcccacaggagctcccaAAGCAGGCAGAATGGGCACTGAGGTCACAGGGACCTTCCCTCATCAGGTAACTCCAACACCAAGTCCAGCACGACCAGAAGGAAGCAGTTCCTCTACATACCCATCTCAGCTGTTGAACCAGCTCTTATTCCCACCACACTTGGCATGGAAAAGGCACTTTTCCAGACAGAAAAAGGCACCTCAAGCTGTCCTGATTGCCCCTGAGACAGAACCCTCTCACCTGGCACTCCCTTGGCATCTATCACGTTGGCAGCTGCCTTTGTCACAGCCGTGCTCACGATGTCGCTGCCCACAGCGTTCATGCGGCGGGAGCTCAGAGCTCGCTTCTGCTTGCTGGTCCCAAAGGCCTCGATGCACAAATCCATCTGCACGAGGCAAAACACCTGCTGAAACACCCTGTGCACCCCgggaacacaaaccccaaacccaaatccatcTGCACGAGGCAAAACACACGCTGAAACACCCTGTGCAccaggaaacaaaccccaaacccacctgcacaAGGCAGGAACACACAGTGAAATGCCCTGTGCACCAgggaacacaaaccccaaaccccaaacccatctgCACAGGGCAGGAACACACACTGAACACAAACCCCGCTGCTCCTCCCACACTTTAAGCCCTCCCTGGCAGGACCCACAGGCGCAGGGTGTGCTGCTCTGCGAGGGGCAGGAGGTCACTGGGCTGGTGACCAGCCTTCAATaaccaggaaaagcaggaaaccAGGACAGTGAGGAAATGCTCCTGAGCCAGGCAATGCCCGTGCTGCCTCCTGGACACTGGGAAATCACTGGCCCTGCACAGttcaccctgcaggacagcaaaCCTCCCAGGCTCCTGACAAGCCCCTCGCAGCTGGACAgtcacagcagagcaggacacagcTTCCAACTCTACCTTCTCCCTGTAGGATTTCTTCTGATACTCCTTTGTGTCGTCAGGTATCACGTTATCTACAAAACAGCAGGAGTCAGTGTGCGTGCAcagaagcagccaggacagAATTCCTTTGGCTCTGAGACTGACAGACTGGGCACAGGATCTGCTCCGTGTCCCCTGGCTCATTACAGGACATGACAAATATGAGAACCGAGGGAAAAAGGCTTCTTCTTCAAAGCCTCACATGCAATATATGGACTATGGCCCAGCCCACGTCCTGCTGCACAGGGTAAAAATCAGCCACAATAAATGTGACCCTTTGGGCTCTTGTGCAATGACAAAAAGCAGCCCTGCTGGACAGAACCTGagggtttttgggtttggtttgttaTTCAGGGTGCAGTTCCTGCTGGGTGTCAGGCTCCCTCAGCAGAACACACCCAGAGAAGGCAGACCTGAGCACTGAGCTCTGTGAGTGCCTCCCCACCTCAGTCCCTGCTGAACCCCAGCGTGCCCCTctcccaggctgtgcaggggctgtccctgtccctgccacgggcaccaggacacagctctgggctgcCAGCGCTCCCACCTGAGAGCAGGGGCTGCATGTTGAATATTTCCGCATTGTAGACCTCCATCTGCCCAGAGCTCCTGTCCAGCACGCCAACAAAGTACCTGGGGAGAACGGGGCACTGATCAGCgagaggcagagcagaaatcACTTCAGTTTCACGGCGGTctcacagctcagcagctctcctgcctcgCACACACAGCGCTACAATAAACCAAGGCTCCTCCAAGgcatgtgtgcacacacaaacaGAAGAACTGGTACTCTAAGTAAGTGCAGAAGTCTTAAAAACAACTGAATTCGGTACAGTGTAGGCGCCAGAATTCTGCTGTTTCCTCTTAAAGTGTAGGTGCCAGAATCCTGCTATTTTCTTTTGCGTGTTTTTTTGCTAGCCATAGCTTGAACAACAGCTGAATTTCCCAGAGCTCAGGAtctccagagctgcaggcaagcagcactgcagcccccAGACCACCTGCTCACCAGAGTGAGCCCCGTGCTCTGCTCTGCTAGCCCCAAGCTCCTCacctgcacagggagctgcacTTCGTCCCGTCGCTGCCGAAGTTGTGCCCCACGTAGCTGAGCCGCTCTGTCTCCGAGACCTGGGAAAGCGGGAGAGACCCTTGGGGAGGGCTGAGGGACACCAGGAGAGCTGAGGGACACCAGGAGAGCTCCTGGGGAGcccagggacaccaggagagcccagggacaccaggagaGCTGAGGGACACCAGGAGGGCTGAGGGACACCAGGAGAGCTGAGGGACACCAGGAGAGcccagggacaccaggagagcccagggacaccaggagaGCTCACACCCGTCGCTCTGAGCCCGCTATCCACCCCTGCCCCGCCGTGTGCCGCTCCTGCTCCATCCCGCCCCCTGGTACTCCGGTACCGCCGGTGCCGGGCGCTCACCAGGATCCTGCGGTGCCTCTTCCGCGGGTGCGCCGCCTCCCGGTGCCGGTACGCGGCGAAGCGCAGCGAGTCGGGCCGCTCCAGCCGGCCGTTGGCGAACCGCACTAAGGGAGAGGAAAGCTCGTGAGACGCGGggcccgccgccgctcccggggctcgccgccgctcccggggcccGCGCCGTTCCGGGGCCCGCCGCCGTCCCGGGGCCCGGCGCCATCCCCGGGGCCGCTCACCGAGCGCCGCCGGCCGCTCCGGCTCGGGGTCCCCGCGGTAGCGCCAGatggcggtggcggtggcggtggccATGGCTACCCCGGGCCGCAGCCGCCGCTCAgcgccggtgccggtgccgctccTCCGCCTCTTCCGCTGGGCTTTGGGTCGCGGCAATAAGCTCAGCCCCCATTGGGCGAGCTGAGGCTCCGCCGCCGCCTGGAAGTAACGGGGCCGCCGGTTGGCTGCCGGAGCGGCGCGCACGCCCGCGGCCGGAAGTGACGCGCAGTGtcggcgcggcggggcgggagcggggccggggccgagcTCAGGCCCGAGCCCGATCccagtcccggtcccggtcccggtcccgagCCGCGCACCGCCCGTCCCGCACCGCTCTTCCCGCACGGACACCGCAGGTGAgcgcggcggcggggggcggaCACCGCGAGCCCAGCGccgggcggcaccgcggctctCCGGTGTCCCCGGTACGGCCCGTGCGCGGCACGGAGCGCAGTGCCCGCTGCGCGGTCCCGCTGCTGGCGCAGCGCGGCGGGCAGGTGCCCCTGCGGGAGGGGCACGCATGCTGGCTGGTCCCAGTGGTGCGTAAggaaaaaacgggggaaaacCGGGGGAATAGGGCAGTGTCTCGGGAAGAGCAGCTCCCGGCAGGAGACCCCAGTTATCGCAGGTCGGGTGACGT encodes:
- the POLR1E gene encoding DNA-directed RNA polymerase I subunit RPA49; this encodes MATATATAIWRYRGDPEPERPAALVRFANGRLERPDSLRFAAYRHREAAHPRKRHRRILVSETERLSYVGHNFGSDGTKCSSLCRYFVGVLDRSSGQMEVYNAEIFNMQPLLSDNVIPDDTKEYQKKSYREKMDLCIEAFGTSKQKRALSSRRMNAVGSDIVSTAVTKAAANVIDAKGVPALMQDVAQDDVQSISAFLPPCHEDADRPEHVYRFEDILSPAEYEALRVPAAALASVSEEEMDKRAEERSLCSFVLEELKFLPTDEKSRDHKARCLWFLNTLIKFSQQKVIKKKNPMGPECPHIISKKLMKNFTSLTYNNGSIQNFISASMKAKITAYVIALALHINNFQTDLTILQNDMKLSESRILDIAKALRLRVSKVKGLVGLENDQNHKLGTLSLPLPTQKAPEGQRKRKKMN